One genomic region from Zalophus californianus isolate mZalCal1 chromosome 12, mZalCal1.pri.v2, whole genome shotgun sequence encodes:
- the LOC118356154 gene encoding 40S ribosomal protein S15a-like, with translation MVLADALKSISKKNNAEKRGKCQVLIRPCSKAIVQFLTVRMKHGYAGEFEITDDHREGKIVVNLTGRLNKCGVISPRSDVQLKDLEKWQNNLLPSRQSGFTVLTTSAGIMDHGEARQKHTGGKILGFFF, from the exons ATGG TCCTGGCAGATGCTCTCAAGagcatttct aaaaaaaacaatgctgAGAAGAGAGGCAAATGCCAGGTTCTTATTAGGCCGTGCTCCAAAGCCATCGTCCAGTTTCTCACTGTGAGGATGAAGCATGGTTACGCTGGTGAATTTGAAATCACTGATGATCACAGAGAGGGGAAAATTGTTGTGAACCTCACGGGCAGGTTAAACAAGTGTGGAGTGATCAGCCCCAGATCTGATGTACAACtcaaagatctagaaaaatggcagaataaccTGCTCCCGTCCCGCCAGTCTGGTTTCACTGTACTGACAACCTCAGCTGGCATCATGGACCATGGAGAAGCAAGACAAaaacacacaggagggaaaatcctgggattctttttctag